The genomic region ACTTCACATTGTAGAGGATACTTAAAAGTAGGGCTCAGCCTCAAGAGCTCTATCATAAAGATGCATTAGTGAAATTAACAAGCTGTCAGGGAGTCTGAACTGTCAACAGGTTCAATAAGGTTCAACAGTTGGCATCTCTCACCAGTAGCGCCAAGCGTATCTTGTTGCTTGTTTTATGAGCAGCAACGTTTTTCAATGTTGAGCCAGttactatttttatattgttaCTATTGATCTTTCTGAATTAGTTGCAGATAtagaactcttttttttcttttaatggtaATAAAACACTGTTCTTTTTGTAACTGTAGATGGGCAAAGGTTCCTTCAAGTATGCCTGGGTCTTGGACAAGCTGAAGGCTGAACGTGAGCGTGGTATCACCATCGATATTTCCCTGTGGAAATTTGAAACAAGCAAATACTACGTCACCATCATTGATGCTCCTGGACACAGAGACTTCATTAAAAACATGATCACTGGAACTTCTCAGGTATGTAAAGAAAGTAGGATTTAGGGCGTTTGCGAAGGTTGTTCCTAGGTTGCTATGGGGGGTTCCTGTAGTACTTTGACATACACACAAGCATTATAgtgagggtttgtttttttccttttcaaaggcTGATTGTGCTGTCCTGATTGTTGCTGCTGGTGTTGGTGAGTTTGAGGCTGGTATTTCCAAGAACGGGCAGACCCGTGAGCATGCCCTTCTGGCCTACACCCTGGGTGTGAAACAGCTGATTGTTGGTGTCAACAAGATGGATTCCACTGAGCCACCCTACAGCCAGAAGAGATATGAAGAGATTGTCAAGGAAGTCAGCACTTACATCAAGAAGATTGGCTACAACCCAGACACTGTGGCTTTCGTGCCAATTTCTGGTTGGAATGGTGACAACATGCTGGAGCCTAGCTCTAACGTAGgtttggcatttatttttgttatagCATGAAACTAGGAAGACTGTTAAGACCAATTATGCAATGATAAAATGCACGTGTTTTGTAATAGTTTAGTTTGGTAAGTGCTAAGGTCCAAGATAAATCTTAGCACTTGAAAAAATTTTTACTCTGTAACAGTAAATTGAGATAATGCTAAGAGATACCATTCGTGCTTTTTCAGCCTTGCACCATTAAATTTGGCAGTGAGATTACCCTGAGCTTGTTTTCATTGCAGATGCCCTGGTTCAAGGGATGGAAGATCACCCGTAAGGATGGCAGTGCCAGCGGAACCACCCTCCTTGAAGCCCTGGACTGCATCCTGCCACCAACTCGTCCAACTGACAAACCCCTGCGTCTGCCTCTTCAGGATGTCTACAAAATCGGCGGTATGTGTTCTCTGGAATGCTGCTCGTGTGCCAGCAACAGCTGATCTATGGGCCAGAAATGTGGGTGTTTGCccaagagctgcttttccaagtCAGAAATCTAAATTAttaagtgggttttttcccccataagGGCATATATTCACTCAGCTGAATAATGAATAATCCTGTTGTTGTTTCTTGCAGGCATTGGTACTGTACCAGTTGGCCGTGTGGAAACAGGTGTTCTGAAGCCAGGCATGGTGGTTACATTTGCCCCAGTCAATGTAACAACTGAAGTGAAATCTGTTGAGATGCACCACGAAGCCCTGAGTGAAGCTCTGCCTGGTGACAACGTTGGCTTCAATGTTAAGAACGTGTCTGTGAAGGATGTTCGCCGTGGTAATGTTGCTGGTGACAGCAAGAATGACCCTCCCATGGAAGCTGCTGGCTTCACTGCACAGGTATGTTATGCAGCTCTTCAGGGATGTTGGGAATGTAGCTATGTATTCCAAAATAGGAGTCTTGTTAGGCTAAGCTATAAAGCAACATAGAGTTGTATTTTGAGTTCTATTCGATTGAAGCAAATCTCGTTAATTCTTTGGCTTTGTAAGGACATGTCAGTGTTCAAATTACTCCCCTTTTAACTTGGCTTTCTTTGTTTCTTAGGTCATTATCCTGAACCACCCTGGCCAAATCAGTGCTGGCTATGCCCCTGTGCTGGATTGCCATACTGCTCACATTGCCTGCAAATTTGCTGAGCTTAAGGAGAAGATCGATCGTCGTTCTGGCAAGAAGCTGGAGGATGGCCCCAAATTCCTGAAATCTGGAGATGCTGCCATCGTTGATATGATCCCTGGCAAACCCATGTGTGTTGAGAGCTTCTCTGATTATCCTCCTCTCGGTAAGGCATCTCACATTAATATTGGTCTCTGGAAAAGACACTCCTTGATTTCTAGTATCAGGATGCAGTGTGTTCTGTGAAACACTGATGAAAGCTGGGACTTGTAACTATGAAGTGGAACCAGGGTCTTACTGGTACGGGGAAACTCCAGAGAAGGGTCATGCCTGTGTCCTGTCTGGTTCCAGAGCAGCGCTGGCCCATTTATACCAGCGTGTGTGTTGCCTCTGTGCAGCAGATTGGGCTGGGAGTCAGCAGCATAGACAAAAGTCATGAAACATGTTTTTGCTTTCAGGTCGTTTTGCCGTGCGTGACATGAGGCAGACGGTCGCTGTTGGTGTCATCAAGGCAGTTGACAAgaaggctggaggagctggcaaGGTCACAAAGTCTGCCCAGAAGGCCCAGAAGGCTAAATGAAAATTCTGTACACCAGCTGCCACCTCAGTCTTAACCAGTGGTGGAAGAACGGTCTCAGAACTGTTTGTCTCAATTGGCCATTTAAGTTTAATAGCGAAAGACTGGTTAATGATTACAATGCATCGTAAAAGCTTCAGAAGGAAAGGAATGTTTGTGGACCATTTGTTTCGTGGCAGTTTAAGTTATTAGTCTTTAAAATcg from Molothrus ater isolate BHLD 08-10-18 breed brown headed cowbird chromosome 3, BPBGC_Mater_1.1, whole genome shotgun sequence harbors:
- the EEF1A1 gene encoding elongation factor 1-alpha 1, giving the protein MGKEKTHINIVVIGHVDSGKSTTTGHLIYKCGGIDKRTIEKFEKEAAEMGKGSFKYAWVLDKLKAERERGITIDISLWKFETSKYYVTIIDAPGHRDFIKNMITGTSQADCAVLIVAAGVGEFEAGISKNGQTREHALLAYTLGVKQLIVGVNKMDSTEPPYSQKRYEEIVKEVSTYIKKIGYNPDTVAFVPISGWNGDNMLEPSSNMPWFKGWKITRKDGSASGTTLLEALDCILPPTRPTDKPLRLPLQDVYKIGGIGTVPVGRVETGVLKPGMVVTFAPVNVTTEVKSVEMHHEALSEALPGDNVGFNVKNVSVKDVRRGNVAGDSKNDPPMEAAGFTAQVIILNHPGQISAGYAPVLDCHTAHIACKFAELKEKIDRRSGKKLEDGPKFLKSGDAAIVDMIPGKPMCVESFSDYPPLGRFAVRDMRQTVAVGVIKAVDKKAGGAGKVTKSAQKAQKAK